The window TAATCGTCTTAAGTGTAGACTATTACTAATACTAGTCttaacccacgtgcgatgcacgacggaatattattttgttatacaatttaaattgttaatcgattaattaaaataagaaacaatataattatatacgatttaaaatagaaaaatatactactatgtaataaaaattcaataaatatatactcctcaGTTCATTTTACACCTAAAGACATTAacttaaacatatttaaaattgaattgagacaaacacaattatttggacaatgATAAAGAGACTACATtaagtgttgacatttttgaaaaatatgtttaaaacaatccttcatatttctctactaaaaataataaattgtgtaaagatgaagataaatactatgtatgtttgagttaaggatgttacaattcttcTCTTTCTAAGAACTGTAAGAAATATTGGGATAAAATTCTGGAACCATATACACGCGGTACTCTAACTTTTGtaatcaaaggaaaaaaacaacaataaatgaaatggaaattacaatgaaaattagtcaagaaaaaccatctttccgcaagacaaattacatcaCGGTTAGTGCTCTCGGATTGACATATTTTCCCCAGAGATGaaaacgacttcctcctaaCGTATATAACATCTCAAACCTGCTAGGCACCTATAAACTTGACGGGGCTCCAAAATCGAGCAAAACAATGTTCCTAAAATGtgcaataaaatgttgagagcttgagagagaatgaagaatgttttgttagtGTGTATATTGTATTTCATCCACAATTCTATGCCTTTTATAggtacaaaattagtaaatgagagatcatggaattataacatcataattttaaaatcaagacaatataggttacaaaatttgttaaatgctcattattctatttaaatatttgtaaccaCCAATGAGTCATTGTAGTGCTTTAAGAATTAGTCAAATGCtgattaaaatatctaaataaatattcatgagttacttaaaatattcaaattggtcCATAACTTAGAAATATTTCAGAATAAggacaaaacatataaatatttcaaaaaaaggccaaaactcaccttttatatatgtatagattcaatcatggaattttttttctaaaatcatcGAAAATGGAAATTTCGCCATATAAAGCCATTGAATAAAGCTACCCCAAAATCACCCAAAACGTAATTTCCCATATAAAGTCGTGGAAAAAAGCTACACCCATGCACGCTTACGTAAAAcattaaaagagagaaatattGTTCAAATAACTGCTGGTATACAACACCAGAAATTcacatatatatgcatatatggaCGGAGTACAACCATTATTTCTCGAGCAAAAAAGCCAAACCATTGTATCTCACATCTAGCTGCAAAATTTGGCATGGTGGATTTATGTAAATCAGCTGCAAAGGTATTCATCGTCATCTGCCTAGACGATAGAAACGACTCGAGATGTATGTATGTACCGTTAACCGAATAAAGAGATGTAGCACCATTTATTGAGAGAAGAGTTAGATCATTCTGAATGATTAGATGCCGCTAGAGTCCCTGCCAAAGATGAAACGCCTACCCCAGTCGGATATCACCAGCGCTCTAGTACGCCAACTTACTAGCTTGCTGAAACACACACAAACGCAAAGCAATCAAATGCATGAAAAGAAGGGGCTGCTGCCAAACCAATCAATCCAACAGAAGAAATGAATAATCCAAACACACCTTGCATATACAGAATACCAAAGCCACTGAGTGCTGTGACCAATTGAAACCCAATCTCCAGGAAGCTGTGCTGCCGTTTGCTCCCCTCCCAAAGGAGCAAATTGCCCTAGATGCTTGTACCTAGAAGACCATATTATATAGGTACACCTTACATTAGAATGAAACTCATATCTTCTGCCCCTAAACtctgatttttaattactGTTGCTGCTgaatggttttgattttttgttggaTTAACTAAATTTAAGGAAAGTGAAGGAGTTTTCGGCTATCTGGTTTATATTATAGGAAATATCTAGGGAGCAGGGGTATGGAGCATTAGAATATAAGGACATGAGCTCAGACCTGAAAGGACGAAACCTGTGACGTCCTTCACCCCTGAACCGCAGAGGGCCTTCTGGATTTTCCTCGCAGTATTCCATGCGGTTGAAACAGTCAGCGAGATAGGAACCTTGCTGTGCTGCAACCTGAAATGTCATCAATTGAGTGTTGGAATGCCGTCATAATTTTTGCAATAGAGGGAGAGATTAAATTCACCATGATGTATCATTGGAGAGACGAACCTGGGCAGTTGCTGGAAGATTCTTCATCTGAGAATCGACCTGAGAAAGAGCTGCCTTGAACTCTTCCAGATTCACTTCAACTGATTCCTTAGCAGAATCCCCTTTTGAATCTTTCAGAAGATCAACGAGGCTACTCAActgtttatttttcaaatatagttCAACTTGGGGGTATCTTTCAGAGATATCCTTGAGTGTTTCTTGAAATTCCTTGACAGTAAGTGTCTTGGAGTCGTCTTTATCTGCCTTTTGAAATATAGCCCAAATATCTTCCTGGcgtgataaaaaaatagggtTTTACTTTGTCAGAAACTAAACTGAAACAGAACCATATCTAAAACTGATTGCAAGATATGACTATCACAACTTAACAAACGTGAAAATAGCCTGCAAAACATCATTCGGAGAAAGAGTTTCAAATAGTCAATGTGGCTTGTTTTCTTTAGACAAATATCTACAACTTAACCTCAATTTCTGTGCATGCAAGTATATGGTATTTTAAGTATAAAACAAGAACAGAGACTAGCGCGGTACTTAGGATACAAGACCTGAGCTCAAAATCAGGTAACGAGATCTGAAGCAACATGAATCATAAATTTGCAGCAAGTTACTCTTTCAGTAGTAAAACTATTTAGGAAAAGATTTTGCAAGCCTGCATATAATAGTCCTGTGTATCTACATATGATGCTGGTTCATTTTGACTAATCTAGTAGCATACTGGAAGacaaaaatcattttcctACCACCCAGTGAAgcagaaagaaaatgaaaggaTATTATGACAAACTAACAAGCCAAGGTTCTTATTAAGGATGAGAAGTAAGAGTCTTTATGACAAAATTAGGTCTATAAGGCAATAATACCATGACTTTGCGCTGATTGATTGTGGCACAGTCTCCCAGTGCATAAATGTCACTCGTCCCTTCTACTCGTAGCCACTCATCAGTTGCTAGTACACGTCTATTACCCTGGGTAACAAAAAAGACCAAGTCTTAAAACAACTACGTTTGGATTCATATACCATTAAAAAACAGCAAATATAACAATAGATAAAACGTAAATAAAGCCCCATAGACCATTGCATTTCTACCTGACCAACTTGCTTCATGAATTCCATTATAACAGGGCGAGTTCCAATTCCAGTTGACCACACAACCATGCCATATGGCATATTGGATATTTCACCACCATTCTTTACTTGTTTAGTGGAAATTTCTTTATCTGTTACCTTCACAACCATTGCCCCGGTTTTTAAATCAATTCCATCTCTCTGAAATTTTTCCTCAGCAAAAGTAGTAATTCTTTTGTCAAACCTGCACAGATCATTTTGTATGAAACAATAGGTCATCAGTAAGTGGTCAAACatgaaatatttcatcttGAGTCCATGATTCATCTCCACTAGAAGCAAACTATGCATATGAGAAACCCAGATACTAAGAAAGCAACCTAAGTGTGGGTggcacaaaaaaaaaaacaaagtcaaTGAACCTGAAGAAGACATGCCCTGTTACCCATCTCTGCCAAAAGTACTGTCATAGGCAAGCATGTTATAGAACAAAAATGCTATTtcaatcaagaaaatgataatGCATGGTCTATTTATGAGCCAATACAAGGGAAGCATAGTGAACATGTCTATTAGGACATCATAAATATCTCGAATAATGATGTTCCAAGGTTGTGATACCTATATCAATGTACTACAAGTTGAAAAGACTACAGTACTTTTCAGATTTATGTTACAATATGCCCAATACATACATATTTAGATGGCTAACAGCAGCGACAGAAGGGTAGTTTAAAACGTTtctaatcaaaatattgaagCAGAGTAGCTTAATCATAAGAAATTTGAGTCAAACAAGTAATTACTTACATGTTCAGAATATGGTCTGTAGCTTCAAGAAGTGTTATCTTAACAGCATCTTTCACCTTGGGATATAGTTTTACTAGATCTTCAGTCACATAATCATGAAGCTCTGCTGCAAACTCCACACCAGTTGGACCTCcaccaacaacaacaaaatgaagaattttttttctttcttcatcacTTAGATTAGGCAAGCTCGCCCTCTCAAAACAATCAACAATCTTCCTGCGGATCTTCTGAGCATCTTCTATTTCCTGCAGATCATACAGTATCAAATCCAAGTCAAAAATAACAAGAAGAGAATAACAACTTTCATGCCAACAAACCTACAAAAATAGGATATATAGGTATGAAGTTCATGCACCAAAATTCTGTGATCATATTTTTACTCAGATCAATGGTTAATGGAATCACTCTCACTTTTAGCAATGTTGGGAGAAGCTATTGATCCAGTCCAAGAAGTTTATAGTATGCAACAAAGAATCCCAAATTTCTATGGTAAGACAAGTTTTCAATGTTACCTTCAGGAAATGGCAATTTTCTGCCACACCAGGGATATTGAATGTATTAGAACGGGCCCCGACAGAAACCACAAGGTAGTCATAATCTACAACAATCTCCTCTATCTGATTCGGATCACCAGCCAGATTAGATCGACAGTAgactttcttattttttgcatCAATCCTGTAGCACTCTGCTTCCCAGTAGTGAACATTAACATTTTTCTGCACAAACCTTCCACTAAGTaagcaataaaataatagcaaccacaatgcaaaaataaaagtcATGCTGACAATTGTTtcataggaaaaaaaaactgcATAACTTCAGTAAGATGACTTTACAAAGCTCAATAGAGTATAAAAAGAATCATGTAAATTGTAAAGTACTAATGAAGTGTGcaaagttaaataaaatgacagATAAGTTGTACAGTATTCAATAATAGAACAGGATTGCAACTCAATTGCTAAAACTGAATACCTTTCTGACAATGTTGCGGATGGGTTCAACAATGCTGCGAGCTTCCACAGTGCCAACTGTCACACTTGGTAGCAATGGGGTGAATGCAAAAAAATTACGTGGTGATATCACCTGGACATCATAGGATGGATCTTTCAGGTTTTTCAAGAAACTTGTTCCAGCCCAACCAGTTCCAAGTACCACTactctctttttcttgttcttgtcATCAGCCTCAGATGGATTGACAATACTTATTCCATCGTCTGATTTAGCATCAGAAAATGCCACAAGTCCCCCACCACTGCCATCAATGCGCAAAAAGTTTGGAGTTCAGTAAGGTTTTCAAATCGTGTAGAGACAATGATGAGTCCAACATATTTCTCTCCCAAATGAGAACTGAATTCTCGAAAATTATGCAAAGGCACACATCAAACACTCTACCTAGAATATGGTTGGACTATCAAACATTTGTACGGAATTAAGCAAACCAACAAGGAAATGCATTATTTGTTACTACAGCTTATCTTACTGCACACATCTATTGTTGCAAAAACATGAGAAATACAGAGAAAGTCTCCAAAACTAACATTCATGCAGTTCAGATCTTCAGAATCTATCCATCTAATCGTTGCGCAATAATCATGAATTCATATCATATAATCATATTAACAGCCGTTCTTAACCGATGctaaaaatacaaaccaaaataaaatgaaactcaGCTTTCCGTACACACCACAGTTAAGGCATCTTAAAACCGAGGGCCATAGTTttcatcaatcaatcaatcactCTCCGCCAACAAAACTCCACAAATAAGACACAATTTCCATGCCAACTCTCCAAGCACAAATTCAGGTTCCAACTAAACAGAAGCAGAGAATTCCAACAGCGAAATAAAAGTCTAGGAAAACGCAAAAGTGAATTACCCGACGGTGAAAACAATCAGCATTTTAGCAAGCGACGAATTCTCTCGGAAAGTTCTCGAAAGCCTCTGAATCGCCGTCATGTTTTGCATTTGTTAAACTTCAACGGGAGATCACCTGGAAACAAATCATAACAGAAGCAAATCAATGAAACTAAGCCATACATACACAAAGCCTGCGGAGCTAAAAGGAAAAGGTAAAGAGAAGTGTCGTCCAAGGCTCacttgtagagagagaaacgaCGGAGATGGAGAGTCTTAGCTGGTCACAATAGTCAGTTATGATGTAGGGCGAATCAAAACTAGAGCCCAAAAAGGTTGGAGGAGGGAGCACGGAAACGTGGTGCGGTGCAGTTGAACCTTCCTCCGCTGGCTTTGCgcacaagaaaaataggacacGTGTCGCCCGGGCGCGTGCTTTCCTGGGAATTCGGTGACGGTCAAGGTAGGTGAGAAACGTGTGTGGGTGCCCACATGCCAACTTGCGTTTTCACCATTGTACAAATTCGGATTCCAATAGTACAATACAACAATGCACGCATGTGGTGATACGGAACGTCTTTCcgttgaaaattaattaacaaatggagtactgtactatattttatcattttaaattttttgttgatccgATCCGACATGCTGTTGCTCTCTAATTACTCTTCTCAATTGAAGCTTCGACTTTCCAACGTGTCTAAAGTCACGagaatattcatttattcGTAGGTGGCATAAATTGATGGCATCAAAGAGTTGAAGTTTATGCTTCGTGATTAGGGtgtaaaattagaattttggaATCGAAAcgttttcttgtttttgatATCACTATTAGTGGGaaataaaaacatacaaaagcatatgagaaaggaaaagggaaaagcaTTTCGAGTTGTCATCTAGCATCGCTTCAACGGCGGCTAATTTAATTCAAGAAATACAGAGGTCCATTGCCTGGCGTGGCAGATAGTACATTGTCtgtttttattattgtcaTGGACTTATGATAGATGGGAAGGGGCATTTCGTGCTTCTAGccttttgaatttatgaagTTTTTCCGCTTATACATAATGTCAACATTCTcaagaatgataaattaaatgtagTTTTACTTCGACTTAGCTTAAAGAGATTATCAATATTCAAACAGAAAGTTCAACTAGTTCGAACCCAATTTTATACTACCACCACTCAAAATATTAGCCATTTGTACAAAGTTTAGAATATCACACTTCCGCTAAAGATGATGAAACTAAATATTGGAGCTCGAATAACTAAagttaataaattgaattcaaatgaGTTAGTTTGAtgtatttttcacttttatataaaaaatgacccaATTCTTGTGTTCCTATACTATATAGGCGTACTATTTAAATGGCAGATGGCATGTATATTGACACTCAGGGCTCGTTCGGTGTTCATTAATTGACTAGAAATTGGGTCAAATCATGGCAATAAAGTCGGTTCGGTGTTCATTTGATGTTTGTGCATGGCCCTCGATTTTTGCTCCAGCCCGCACTGTTCATGGAGACTTTTCGCACGAGATGTTTCACAATTCCCACTTGATATTGGAATTCTCTCCCGCTACAGTGGACAAGAATTGGTGGGCAGTTTACCAAAGTATCCCTCAAAATTTTGGGTTTCCCCTCATTCACACATTGCGTCTGCATTTTGAGTTTGCCTTTTCGGGATACTCTCTCTCACTACACTGCACTCCTTGGAAGCTGTTGAAGAGGCGGTGGCGAAGATCCACATATTTATGCCGCTTACAACAACGTTTACGCATACAAAAGTTGATTGGTATCCTTGATTCTGCGTGTATACCCCTTCTACTATTATTGAATAAGGTTGGATCTAACAAGTGCAATTTGTGTGTGCAGTCTCAGATCCGGCTGCTAAGCGGAGGGGCCATACTCCGGCGAGGACATAATCTTGGGTAGTCGAATTTTTTCGGAAGGGATTGAAGAAAGAATTACGAATAAATGATAGGGACATATTCATCTGAATGCATGGAAGGGGCTTGCGTGTTGTCAGCCAAATATAGAACACCAAACTCCCTAAACTATTTCCTGCTTGGTGGGACCTGTTTTAATTAagtcaacattcatttcttacttttcCAAATAGGAAGAAGCAAACGAGCCCTTATATTATTCGGCTCGACTTTAAGAAACAATTAAGCTTTTCGGGCGGTTCGGAAGGCCTGTAAAAGATGGACCTCACCCTCCCTAAATCTCCCGGTGTCCGCCATTGAACACATATCTGTTTCTTTTCTAAATAATGGACAAGAACATCTTTCCAATTAGTTAACCTTTTTTTAGTCAAATAGGAGGATTGTGTTTTTAAAAAAGCTAATTTGAAAGAAGGATCTAGCAACGCTAAGTGTGATAGAGCGGGCTGGGCTATATACGGGCCCTTGACCCAGACGAGGATCAAAAAACCTGACCCTTTTTCTCCGATTCGGAGTCAATGATTCAATTCGAATAAATCATAAGAGAAGAGGGGAAGGATCCCCTGCTCTGGGAAAAACACAACACTTGGTGTTGTGGTACGAAGCGGCGTAGTTTTACTTTCAATTACATCAATGTCCGTCACCAATAATTTCATACTCTTGACTTAATTCATGcgatttttgtaattattaatttttcccCTTTCCTTCATCTTATCTGGACATATTAGGAGTACGTGAAAtatctttttcttcatatttagCTACTACTCCAACGACCAACTCAACATGTTCCATCagattaaaaatgaaagttcaAAAACAGTACTATTACCCAATTAATAGTTGAcactaaatataaaataatactcgtAATTCAATTAGTgcctaaattaaaaaaaaattacaattgaagcacaattaaaatatgccccatcaataaaatactttttcgtcccattaaaaatgaaatatttgattttgacacaaaattttatatagtaatattattttgtgagaTAACGaggagataataaaataaaagagatgaaaaaatagagatgcttttgttttcattttactaatatttcatttttaaatggAACAATGCAAAAAGAGGacagaatttgatcaaatggtacctagaaaagaaaaatataaatcataattaattacaaataatttcaacaagatttaCTAAATTTGTTTCTTTAACAAAGTAAATTAGGTGGAAAAGGTTATAAAAGAGTAAAACTATAATACTAatagaaaaagttaattatgataaaatcgCACCAATTGAGAACAAAATTGTTAACTATACGATGTTTCATAGCACAGCAGATCCCCTCCCCAAAGAGAAAAGCCCGCCTCTCAACTCTTCACCTCACTCCCAAAACTCCGCTATTCTTTGCCTCACACCAATCCATGGAAACTGACGAATCTCAAAGAGTGGTTCcatttcaacttcaattcgACAAACCTATCGCCTCGcaggtctctctctctccct is drawn from Salvia hispanica cultivar TCC Black 2014 chromosome 6, UniMelb_Shisp_WGS_1.0, whole genome shotgun sequence and contains these coding sequences:
- the LOC125196202 gene encoding external alternative NAD(P)H-ubiquinone oxidoreductase B2, mitochondrial-like, which encodes MQNMTAIQRLSRTFRENSSLAKMLIVFTVGGGGLVAFSDAKSDDGISIVNPSEADDKNKKKRVVVLGTGWAGTSFLKNLKDPSYDVQVISPRNFFAFTPLLPSVTVGTVEARSIVEPIRNIVRKKNVNVHYWEAECYRIDAKNKKVYCRSNLAGDPNQIEEIVVDYDYLVVSVGARSNTFNIPGVAENCHFLKEIEDAQKIRRKIVDCFERASLPNLSDEERKKILHFVVVGGGPTGVEFAAELHDYVTEDLVKLYPKVKDAVKITLLEATDHILNMFDKRITTFAEEKFQRDGIDLKTGAMVVKVTDKEISTKQVKNGGEISNMPYGMVVWSTGIGTRPVIMEFMKQVGQGNRRVLATDEWLRVEGTSDIYALGDCATINQRKVMEDIWAIFQKADKDDSKTLTVKEFQETLKDISERYPQVELYLKNKQLSSLVDLLKDSKGDSAKESVEVNLEEFKAALSQVDSQMKNLPATAQVAAQQGSYLADCFNRMEYCEENPEGPLRFRGEGRHRFRPFRYKHLGQFAPLGGEQTAAQLPGDWVSIGHSTQWLWYSVYASKLVSWRTRALVISDWGRRFIFGRDSSGI